The Nocardia terpenica genome has a segment encoding these proteins:
- a CDS encoding class I SAM-dependent methyltransferase gives MVRTEGDTWDIVSSVGVTALGVAAERAIESARSDALMRDPYAELFVAASGHEEMNRLLADPAARPDAVQGSHFMGLRSRYFDDYFLTATAGGVRQAVILASGLDTRAYRLAWPAGTVVFELDQPDVLEFKEKVLADHGACPAADRRGMAADLRDDWTAALLDAGFDPTVPTAWAAEGLLAYLPGATQDLLFERIDRLSAPGSGLATDYAWLAGYSDDELAGIYFEGVEVRGLLYGDARADPDAWFAARGWHTDAVVLPELATRYGRRIPADLDRFNSTRNHVRYLTARSPLRG, from the coding sequence ATCGTGCGTACTGAAGGGGACACCTGGGACATCGTCAGCAGTGTGGGGGTGACCGCGCTGGGCGTGGCGGCCGAGCGGGCCATCGAGTCCGCCCGCAGCGACGCCCTGATGCGAGATCCGTACGCCGAGCTGTTCGTTGCGGCCTCCGGGCATGAGGAGATGAATCGGTTGCTGGCCGATCCGGCGGCCCGGCCGGACGCCGTGCAGGGCTCCCATTTCATGGGTCTGCGCAGCCGCTACTTCGACGACTACTTCCTGACGGCGACCGCGGGCGGCGTGCGGCAGGCGGTGATCCTGGCCAGCGGGCTCGACACCCGCGCCTACCGGCTGGCCTGGCCCGCGGGCACGGTGGTGTTCGAGCTCGACCAGCCCGACGTGCTGGAGTTCAAGGAGAAGGTGCTCGCCGACCACGGCGCCTGCCCGGCCGCCGACCGCCGCGGCATGGCCGCCGACCTGCGCGACGACTGGACCGCCGCGCTGCTCGACGCCGGATTCGATCCCACCGTCCCGACCGCGTGGGCCGCCGAGGGCCTGCTGGCCTACCTGCCCGGCGCCACCCAGGACCTGCTGTTCGAGCGCATCGACCGGCTCTCGGCCCCCGGCAGCGGTCTGGCCACCGACTATGCCTGGCTGGCCGGATATTCCGACGACGAGCTGGCGGGCATCTACTTCGAGGGCGTCGAGGTCCGCGGCCTGCTGTACGGCGACGCGCGCGCCGACCCCGACGCCTGGTTCGCCGCGCGCGGCTGGCACACCGACGCCGTGGTGCTCCCGGAGCTGGCCACCCGCTACGGCCGCCGCATCCCCGCCGACCTGGACCGGTTCAACAGCACCCGCAACCACGTCCGCTACCTGACGGCCCGGTCGCCGCTGCGGGGCTGA
- a CDS encoding IclR family transcriptional regulator → MTETDLAPGIADRALPKGVKPLLVLGKIREILDVFTLDRPELTLPEIRRATGLPPSTCQRLVANLVAESFLDRAGDRYRIGATLARWASPAAGEPDTVEALAPVLRELRDATGETACLYRREGGYRVCIAVAETRHAVRREVHVGKIMPLHVGSAGRVLLAWDPEAAEAVLAAALPRYTGHTLTDPERLRQALRLTREQGYATTAEERDLGAAGVGAPVFDIHGALIAALALAGPIQRLSPARCEELAPLVVAAADRATRRLGGRTG, encoded by the coding sequence ATGACCGAGACCGATCTCGCACCGGGGATCGCCGATCGCGCGCTGCCCAAGGGGGTCAAGCCGCTGCTGGTGCTGGGCAAGATCCGCGAGATCCTGGACGTGTTCACCCTCGACCGGCCGGAGCTGACGCTGCCGGAGATCCGGCGCGCGACCGGGCTGCCGCCCAGCACCTGCCAGCGGCTGGTGGCGAACCTGGTCGCCGAGAGCTTCCTGGACCGGGCGGGTGACCGGTACCGGATCGGGGCGACGCTCGCGCGCTGGGCCTCGCCCGCGGCCGGGGAGCCGGACACCGTCGAGGCGCTGGCGCCGGTGCTGCGCGAACTACGCGACGCGACCGGGGAGACGGCCTGCCTGTATCGGCGCGAGGGCGGGTACCGGGTGTGCATCGCCGTCGCCGAGACCCGGCACGCCGTGCGCCGGGAGGTACACGTCGGCAAGATCATGCCGTTGCACGTCGGCTCGGCCGGTCGGGTGCTGCTGGCCTGGGACCCGGAGGCGGCCGAGGCCGTGCTGGCCGCGGCGCTGCCCCGCTACACCGGACACACCCTCACCGACCCCGAACGGCTCCGGCAGGCCCTGCGCCTGACCCGCGAGCAGGGCTACGCCACCACCGCCGAGGAACGCGACCTCGGCGCGGCGGGCGTCGGCGCCCCGGTCTTCGACATCCACGGCGCCCTGATCGCCGCCCTCGCCCTCGCCGGACCTATCCAGCGCCTGTCCCCGGCCCGCTGCGAGGAACTGGCCCCGCTGGTCGTGGCCGCCGCCGACCGGGCCACCCGCCGCCTCGGCGGCCGCACCGGGTAA
- a CDS encoding ParB/RepB/Spo0J family partition protein, with amino-acid sequence MDQETCVTPEGRGDPSIPLWIVSSDHQHRTNHAGAITAVRIDGLVLADSPRLTGEDFAHVRALAETGECLPPILVHRPSMRVIDGAHRVCAARLRGDRTIAARFFDGTDSEAFILAVRMNIAHGLPLSLADRKAAAYRIIRERPQWSDRAIAATTGLSHKTVGSLRRSAGGDTQMNIRIGRDGRTHVSNREDGRRLASELITRSPEAPLREVAKAAGVSLGTAHDVRQRMRRGDDPIPARRHRNSAPVPLEKAPAPHAQPNGPSDRLRIKDPRLVIQRLRADPSLRFTEAGRALLRRLDLYTVANTGLEAVVDALPTHNVSLIIELAYLFAEDWRRFAANLENRKD; translated from the coding sequence ATGGACCAGGAAACTTGCGTCACGCCCGAGGGGCGTGGCGACCCGAGCATCCCGTTATGGATAGTTTCGTCCGACCACCAACATCGGACGAATCATGCCGGGGCCATCACCGCGGTCCGGATCGACGGTCTCGTCCTGGCGGACTCACCACGACTCACCGGAGAAGACTTCGCCCATGTCCGCGCGCTCGCCGAGACCGGAGAATGCCTGCCGCCGATCCTGGTGCACCGGCCCAGCATGCGCGTCATCGACGGCGCCCACCGGGTGTGCGCGGCGCGATTACGCGGCGACCGCACAATAGCGGCGCGATTCTTCGACGGCACCGACTCCGAGGCATTCATTCTGGCGGTTCGCATGAACATCGCGCACGGGCTGCCGCTGTCGCTGGCCGACCGCAAGGCCGCGGCCTATCGGATCATTCGCGAGCGTCCGCAGTGGTCCGACCGCGCCATCGCCGCGACCACCGGCCTGTCGCACAAGACCGTTGGGTCGCTTCGGCGTTCGGCCGGGGGAGATACCCAGATGAACATCCGCATCGGCCGCGACGGCCGCACCCACGTCTCGAATCGGGAGGACGGCCGGCGGCTGGCCAGCGAGCTGATCACCCGCTCGCCCGAGGCTCCGCTGCGGGAGGTGGCCAAGGCGGCCGGTGTCTCATTGGGGACAGCGCACGATGTGCGTCAGCGGATGCGCCGCGGCGACGATCCGATTCCCGCACGGCGGCACCGTAATTCGGCGCCGGTGCCGCTGGAGAAGGCGCCCGCGCCGCACGCCCAGCCGAACGGCCCGTCGGATCGGCTGCGCATCAAGGACCCCCGGCTGGTGATCCAGCGGCTGCGGGCCGACCCCTCGCTGCGCTTCACCGAGGCGGGCCGGGCGCTGCTGCGCCGGCTGGATCTGTACACGGTCGCCAATACCGGCCTCGAGGCGGTGGTCGATGCGCTGCCCACCCACAATGTCAGCCTGATCATCGAACTCGCCTATCTGTTCGCCGAGGACTGGCGGCGGTTCGCGGCCAATCTGGAAAATCGGAAGGATTGA
- a CDS encoding C1 family peptidase yields MRYSCLPTAFAFALGIGLVSAGFANAAPAPSAPAPVLKHHAFGLDVKAAKAAQSHDTSSGNPLPVLVGRTGAPPDSYSLEQYAQSPGNQGQVGSCVTWATGYSAYGVLMNEQNISGGPMAPMYIYSQIAQGNDTGTYASVAIPMEEQQGIDTKSDYYQGDFDYTTQPTDAERANAAHYKTSGSQDLINSSDRQQAIEQAISTGMPVPIGFEVRQSFENLNSSNYNYNPDPSESVLGGHEVTIVAYDQTGVTIENSWGTGWGNGGFFTAPWSWINSSDVDEIHSMGRLVTE; encoded by the coding sequence ATGCGTTACTCGTGTTTACCCACCGCGTTCGCGTTCGCCTTGGGAATCGGACTCGTATCGGCGGGATTCGCCAACGCCGCTCCGGCCCCCAGCGCCCCCGCTCCCGTGCTCAAGCACCACGCCTTCGGTCTGGACGTGAAGGCCGCCAAGGCCGCGCAGAGCCACGACACCAGCAGCGGCAACCCGCTGCCCGTGCTGGTCGGCCGCACCGGCGCTCCGCCGGATTCGTATTCGCTGGAGCAGTACGCGCAGTCGCCGGGCAATCAGGGCCAGGTCGGCTCGTGCGTGACCTGGGCGACCGGCTACAGCGCCTACGGCGTTCTGATGAACGAGCAGAACATCAGCGGCGGCCCGATGGCCCCGATGTACATCTACTCGCAGATCGCCCAGGGCAACGACACCGGCACCTACGCCTCGGTCGCGATCCCGATGGAGGAGCAGCAGGGCATCGACACCAAGTCCGATTACTACCAGGGCGATTTCGACTACACCACCCAGCCCACCGATGCCGAGCGCGCGAACGCCGCGCACTACAAGACATCCGGCTCGCAGGACCTGATCAACAGCAGCGACCGCCAGCAGGCGATCGAGCAGGCGATCTCCACCGGCATGCCGGTGCCGATCGGCTTCGAGGTGCGGCAGAGCTTCGAGAACCTGAACTCGAGCAACTACAACTACAACCCGGACCCCAGCGAGAGCGTGCTGGGCGGGCATGAGGTCACCATCGTCGCCTACGACCAGACCGGCGTGACGATCGAGAACTCGTGGGGAACCGGTTGGGGCAACGGCGGTTTCTTCACCGCCCCGTGGTCCTGGATCAACTCGAGCGACGTGGACGAGATCCACTCGATGGGCCGCCTGGTCACCGAGTGA
- a CDS encoding papain-like cysteine protease family protein yields the protein MRLRWKIFALAGTALVLAFSFSAAAAVAAPPPDGKNFSGHSTGLRVSTGLPGVAEPRDAATGARTLFYFQQIQEFDQWCWAADGASIAAYSDRFVDQNEYCKLVHGSAADGQCPNDNASLEEIAAAFGKIGFDAKVGSPFSMTTVAAEIAANRPILTGIAWTAGGGHAQVVYGYDADAGTVTYGDPWPTSQRNVTQTLSSYTKNPEWLWFGEDYRIAPKQ from the coding sequence GTGCGCCTGCGATGGAAAATATTCGCCCTCGCCGGCACCGCGTTGGTGCTGGCTTTTTCGTTCTCGGCGGCCGCCGCGGTCGCCGCGCCACCGCCGGACGGGAAGAATTTCTCCGGCCACTCGACGGGATTGCGGGTCAGCACCGGGCTGCCCGGCGTCGCGGAGCCGCGCGACGCGGCCACCGGGGCGCGGACACTGTTCTACTTCCAGCAGATTCAGGAGTTCGACCAGTGGTGCTGGGCCGCCGACGGCGCCTCGATCGCCGCATATTCGGACAGGTTCGTCGATCAGAACGAATACTGCAAACTGGTGCACGGATCGGCGGCCGACGGGCAGTGCCCGAACGATAACGCCTCGCTCGAGGAAATCGCCGCCGCATTCGGGAAGATCGGATTCGACGCCAAGGTCGGCTCGCCGTTCTCCATGACCACCGTCGCGGCCGAGATCGCCGCGAATCGTCCCATTCTGACCGGAATTGCGTGGACCGCGGGCGGCGGTCATGCACAAGTTGTCTACGGATACGACGCCGATGCCGGGACCGTCACCTACGGCGATCCGTGGCCGACCTCGCAGCGGAACGTGACACAGACGCTGTCGTCGTATACGAAGAATCCGGAGTGGCTGTGGTTCGGCGAAGACTATCGAATCGCCCCGAAGCAGTGA
- a CDS encoding winged helix-turn-helix transcriptional regulator — MPRRSYDHYCAVGRALDVVGDRWNLLLVRELLSGPRRYSDLFADLPGISTDVLAARLKDLERDGVLRRHRAGPRATTVVYELTPAGAALRPVLDALSAWGTPLLGERGSTDAVRAHWLALPLSRAIAEQIRTGTVSVHIGDTVFHVVVTGDGVTHHDGPAATPDLDLHLDLPTALAVATGATPLAEAAPEFPSPAAGSRAR, encoded by the coding sequence GTGCCACGCCGAAGCTACGACCACTACTGCGCCGTCGGCCGCGCCCTCGACGTCGTCGGCGATCGCTGGAATCTGCTGCTGGTTCGCGAATTGCTCTCGGGCCCGCGCCGTTACAGCGATCTGTTCGCCGACCTGCCCGGCATCAGCACCGACGTGCTCGCGGCCCGGCTCAAGGACCTCGAACGCGACGGCGTGCTGCGGCGGCATCGCGCCGGGCCGCGCGCGACGACGGTGGTCTACGAACTCACCCCGGCCGGTGCGGCGCTGCGCCCGGTGCTCGACGCGCTCTCGGCTTGGGGCACACCGCTACTCGGCGAGCGCGGCAGCACCGACGCCGTGCGCGCCCACTGGCTCGCCCTCCCGCTGAGCCGCGCCATCGCCGAGCAGATCCGCACCGGCACGGTCAGCGTCCACATCGGCGACACCGTCTTCCACGTCGTGGTCACCGGCGACGGCGTCACCCACCACGACGGCCCCGCCGCCACACCGGATCTCGACCTGCACCTCGACCTGCCGACCGCCCTCGCCGTCGCCACCGGCGCCACCCCGCTGGCCGAGGCCGCCCCCGAATTCCCGTCCCCCGCAGCGGGATCACGCGCACGCTGA
- a CDS encoding pyridoxal phosphate-dependent aminotransferase, with the protein MQVKQSSKLAGVSYEIRGPVAEHAARLEAEGHHVVKLNTGNPLLFGFEAPPEILQDMVRSLPASSGYTSAKGLLPARRAVVQYYQTLGVADVDVEEVFLGNGVSELVTMAMTALIENGDEILVPAPDFPLWTAVTTLNGGRAVHYLCDEGADWCPDLADIESKITDRTRAIVVINPNNPTGAVYPTELLRQLLEIARRHQLIVLSDEIYDKIRYDGSEHTAVASLAPDLLCLTFSGLSKSYRCAGFRSGWLVVSGPTQHAASYLEGLTMLAGMRLCPNVPGQQAIQAALGGYQSIYDLTLPGGRLREQRDRAWEALDAIPGVTCVKPRGALYAFPRIDLDRYRIHDDERFVLDLLLQEKIHIVQGTGFNWPRPDHFRILTLPHADDLEAIIGRIGRFLATYRQ; encoded by the coding sequence ATGCAGGTCAAGCAGTCCAGCAAGCTGGCGGGGGTGTCGTATGAGATTCGTGGCCCGGTGGCCGAGCACGCGGCGCGGCTGGAGGCGGAGGGGCACCATGTGGTGAAACTCAACACCGGCAATCCGCTGCTGTTCGGTTTCGAGGCGCCGCCGGAGATCCTGCAGGACATGGTGCGCAGCCTGCCCGCCTCCAGCGGCTACACCTCGGCGAAGGGGCTGCTGCCCGCGCGGCGCGCGGTGGTGCAGTACTACCAGACCCTGGGTGTCGCCGATGTCGACGTCGAGGAGGTGTTCCTCGGCAACGGCGTGTCCGAGCTGGTGACGATGGCGATGACCGCGCTGATCGAGAACGGTGACGAGATTCTCGTTCCCGCACCGGATTTCCCGCTGTGGACGGCGGTGACCACTCTCAACGGCGGCCGCGCGGTGCACTACCTGTGCGACGAGGGCGCGGACTGGTGCCCGGATCTGGCCGATATCGAATCCAAGATCACCGACCGCACCCGCGCGATCGTCGTCATCAACCCGAACAATCCGACGGGCGCGGTGTATCCGACCGAACTGCTGCGGCAGCTGCTGGAGATCGCCCGCAGGCATCAGCTGATCGTGCTGTCCGACGAGATCTACGACAAGATCCGCTACGACGGGTCCGAGCACACCGCGGTCGCGTCGCTGGCCCCGGATCTGCTGTGCCTGACCTTCTCGGGGCTGTCGAAGTCCTACCGCTGCGCGGGTTTTCGCTCCGGCTGGCTGGTGGTGTCGGGCCCGACCCAGCACGCGGCGAGCTATCTGGAGGGGCTGACCATGCTGGCGGGGATGCGGTTGTGCCCGAATGTGCCGGGGCAGCAGGCGATTCAGGCCGCCCTCGGCGGGTATCAGAGCATCTACGATCTCACCCTGCCCGGCGGGCGGCTGCGCGAGCAGCGGGATCGGGCGTGGGAGGCGCTCGACGCGATTCCGGGGGTCACGTGTGTGAAACCGCGGGGCGCGCTGTACGCGTTCCCGCGCATCGACCTGGACCGGTACCGCATTCACGACGACGAGCGGTTCGTGCTGGATCTGTTGCTGCAGGAGAAGATTCACATCGTGCAGGGCACGGGCTTCAACTGGCCCCGCCCGGATCACTTCCGCATCCTCACCCTGCCGCACGCCGACGACCTGGAGGCGATCATCGGGCGAATCGGCCGCTTCCTGGCCACCTACCGGCAGTGA